The Sabethes cyaneus chromosome 3, idSabCyanKW18_F2, whole genome shotgun sequence DNA window AGAAGCACGCGAAGAATCCTATCGATCCAGTCAGCAGGAAAAAGAGAAATACCATAATCAAGGTGTAGCCGAAATACAGGAAAGTAGAGGCTGCATCTTCGATCTGAAGTTTGGTTGCAAAATAATGACAACAGTATATGAACAGGTAAACCGCTGTGAATCCAGACGTCAGGAACGATCGCCACCACCAGTGATAATCTTCGGCACACAGGTGGAAATAGCACAGCAGGATCGTTGTCTCCGAACAGGTGATGACCAAAATCACGAATACCAAAAACAGAAAGCCGAACATGTAATACATCTGGCTAGACCACAGCGAGTTCAAAATGAAGAATAGCTGAATGAAAATACAACCGAACGGAAGTACGCCGCCCATAATGATGCCCGGTATCGGCTGAGTGTAGATTGATTGATCTGGAATTTGGCGCGGAATTTGGTTGGTGCGTACTGGGTGCTCAAGTGACTGAAATTGTCGAGGAAAATACACATGTCAAAACATTTTTAGCATATTATGTTCTGCGTTTGTAATACTCACCCTTTTTCTGAACCCAAAATAGGCACCAACAAACGTTAGCGGTACAGAAACACCAAACCACAGGGCTAGCAGTGCCACTAATGTAGAGAATGGGACAGCACCCGAACTACCTTTACTCCATAATATAAGATTCATTACGAAGAAAAGTCCAAACACGATCCTGCGAATACGAAACAATGTAAGTTGAATAATCAACTGATGATAAAAGAATTATATTTTACCCAGGGCTCAACATCGAAGTCAACAGCACGTTGCTCTTCCATTTGATTCCACCGAAGCTCTTATATATGCGTGCCGATACATATCCGGCTGGAGTTCCAAGCAATACAAACAGTACCATGGCACACGTCATCAAAGCTCCTCGATTAGCCGGCGAAAGGAAGCCCAGACAGGCAAAGGCCAGTGTTACCAGTGTCATACAGAAAACCTGAACGCCGGAGCCCAGAAGAACGGACAGCAACATTCCTTTACGCGGAGGTCGAAACACATCACCATGAACAAGCTTCCAGCCAAATTCTTCCTGAGCATCCTCACCGCAATCCATCTGATTGTAACGAGCGATATCTTTGTGCAGTGTTCTTAGCATGATCATCGCCACCATGCCGGACAAAAACAGGACTATTACGAGCGAGTTTAAGATGCTAAACCATTGGATGTTAGTGTGAGGCATTGATTCTAGAATGTAATCCCACCGGGAGGACCATTTGATCGTGTTGTTTTGCACAAAACGAACCGAGTAGGTGTAGGTGATGTTCATCTTTTGACCATTTGGCAAAGCGCCGGACGCAATTTCCAGCGGTTCCTTGCTGGTACAATCTAGTTGATCTGGATTTTTATGATTGATCGATGAAGGAACAACCTTAACTGAGATGATACGACCTCCGTTCTGCTTGAACGCAACGCCCCACTCTTCTGTAGCTCCACTGTGATAGGTGACTGTCAGATCTACGTGGTTAAACGGATAGTAGTACCCGGCGCGGTTGTAGCTTGGGTTAACTAAACAACCTTCATCGCCATCTGGGTGGCGTCTAACGAGGCATCCCATCGGGAAACCTGTGCTACAATATTGCCGATCATTGTCCAGCGGATAGCACCATGTTACTGGCATGTTGTCTACGATCCAATGGTGCTGATAGTTCAAACTCATGCCCTTCTTCAGAATCATCAGTCGGCGATCGCTGTCCGGATCGCCGCCCACATAGTACTTTGTGCAGACCTTTTCACATGATTTCTTGTCGAGAAATTCGATTTTGTACGGTCCGGGACGAATGCGCTCTCCAAACACCACCTGGCCGAGGTTCTCCACCGGCGAATTGGCTTCATCGATCGGACAAAAATCGAAATGGTGGAACTCATACGGAATGACTGATTCCTCTGTGTTAAGTCGGTTTACGTAGAGGGTAACTTCAGACTGAAAATTGAAggaaatgaaattaaatttgagctTTTAAGTTAAGAATTATGTCTTTAAGAAAATCGAAACTATTTACTCAAATTTGATCTACCTAatagtttttgaaaaaaaagtgtCAAGTAACAAGCAAtacaaatttttatgtaaaacataTTTTGTGCTATTTACAGTATTTAAGGGTTAACAACCTTCCAAAATGTAGTTTATATATATTGAGGTAATCAATAATAAACTGTaagaaaaaaagtgcaattcaacAAACATGGACATAGCAGGTTTGTTTAATATAAACAAATGAGTTTATAACACCAACTTGaccaacaaaaacagaacacACGTGTACAAAATATTCTCTGCTATATTTTGGGCAGCTTATCATGAATGGTATGTCGGGCGGAAATCACTTGATTTTTGAATCAAGTTGAACAAGCAACGTATCAAATCATGAAAAAATTATCTTCTTATCGGAATTGAACCATTACTATGTCTATAGGACATAGCTGAATCGTTACGGAACTACTTGAACAGTAGGGTTGATCAGTCTATTATGTtacaaaaaatcgaaattagtaaaattcaaatttactgTTTATAAAACTGATTAAATGATTAAGAAAACATTATTAAATCTTATTTCTTCCCTTTTGCAAAATGTAACATAAACGGTAAATCACCCCTTAATTACATTATCATCAAATCTGAGCAAACTGATGAGTTGTCACAACCGCAATTTTATAAAGTAGTAACCGCACcttaagaaaataataaaaacacaGTTCAACACAACCTATTGTTCTCGGCTTACCTTGCATGATTTCTGCATTTCAGAATGCCGGCAATAGTTGACCGGAGCCAGTCCCGGAAGGTAGAAACCATTCGTTAGACCGCCGCATAACAACAAGAGAAACACCGAACCGGTAAACATCCGGCAGCCTACGGATTCCATTTCTGCTGCTTTCGGTTACCCCGGATACGACGCAATAACGAAAGCAAATAAATTTAAACGAAAATAGCTTAGAATAATTGCACAATTTACGTTTTCTATGCAGTGCAAATTTCTTTGCACTGCTCTTTTGTAGGTAGCCGATGAAATGGATTCCCTCTTGGTGTAACTTGTCACCGTATCTGGAACGGATAAACTACACAAGagattttcttccttttccaaCAACGCTACCGTAAAATATCGCTTTCTAGAAATAGTTCACAAAATGTCACCACTTTACCGATCACTTGTACTTCCGATTTCAAAGGAATTGTTACATTTCGTTGCAATTTGAAGAATTACGGATTCTTTTCTGCTggagaaaaaagattttttgacatcagCTTATCGACGTATGCTGCCTTTGCGGTGTCATCGAAAATTAGGCTGCGTCATACAAAAATGGAACACGTCCTTAGATTTGTTAGTCCAGGGGGACGCACAATATCATCAAATCGATTTCAACCTATCCAGCTTTTACGAGCCCAAGTACGAGCCATATCCCGGTCAACCACTCGTGAAATTCCTTTGTAGttctttatgcaaaaataaagcTTTGTAACGATGAATCTTTACATTTAATTTTGATTATTGTCAGTTTCCGATGGATTATGACCGTCGCGGtcgaaaccgtcgccagaatcgttcCGACCctagaaacattttttttgattagtagcttattcaaccgttgtatccagctttttacgcgctataatggcggacgctataaattgtattcgtaatatgcgaacaatctttttgacaattctgcatacagtatccccccgctaatccgacacccaataatccgacgactcaatagtccggatctcgcta harbors:
- the LOC128744656 gene encoding transmembrane 9 superfamily member 2, with amino-acid sequence MESVGCRMFTGSVFLLLLCGGLTNGFYLPGLAPVNYCRHSEMQKSCKSEVTLYVNRLNTEESVIPYEFHHFDFCPIDEANSPVENLGQVVFGERIRPGPYKIEFLDKKSCEKVCTKYYVGGDPDSDRRLMILKKGMSLNYQHHWIVDNMPVTWCYPLDNDRQYCSTGFPMGCLVRRHPDGDEGCLVNPSYNRAGYYYPFNHVDLTVTYHSGATEEWGVAFKQNGGRIISVKVVPSSINHKNPDQLDCTSKEPLEIASGALPNGQKMNITYTYSVRFVQNNTIKWSSRWDYILESMPHTNIQWFSILNSLVIVLFLSGMVAMIMLRTLHKDIARYNQMDCGEDAQEEFGWKLVHGDVFRPPRKGMLLSVLLGSGVQVFCMTLVTLAFACLGFLSPANRGALMTCAMVLFVLLGTPAGYVSARIYKSFGGIKWKSNVLLTSMLSPGIVFGLFFVMNLILWSKGSSGAVPFSTLVALLALWFGVSVPLTFVGAYFGFRKRSLEHPVRTNQIPRQIPDQSIYTQPIPGIIMGGVLPFGCIFIQLFFILNSLWSSQMYYMFGFLFLVFVILVITCSETTILLCYFHLCAEDYHWWWRSFLTSGFTAVYLFIYCCHYFATKLQIEDAASTFLYFGYTLIMVFLFFLLTGSIGFFACFWFIRKIYSVVKVD